A DNA window from Acuticoccus sediminis contains the following coding sequences:
- a CDS encoding transglutaminase-like domain-containing protein gives MFIRAGFEITITCDAPTPLLLALSPHSTYPNRIVGNAGVRTTPSVPTTAFVDGFGNWRTRLVAPVGELTLSSDILVEDSGAPDRFNWDARQHEVADLPSDTLTFLTASRYCEVDELVARAWELFGSVPPGWARVQAISNFVHNHLTFGYGFGRSTKTAVDAMREKTGVCRDFAQLSLALCRAMNIPARYASGYLGDVGVPDSGPADFCAWIEVFLEGEWYTFDARYNTPRIGRILLVRGQDAADVPMITAFGSYRMSLFRVWCDEVSGTTSEADRLAMLQSLPDSQPLTLAAE, from the coding sequence ATGTTCATTCGCGCCGGATTCGAAATCACCATCACCTGCGACGCGCCGACGCCGCTCCTTCTGGCCCTATCGCCCCATTCGACGTATCCGAACCGGATCGTGGGCAACGCGGGCGTCCGTACGACGCCTTCGGTCCCGACGACGGCCTTCGTCGACGGATTCGGCAACTGGCGCACGCGGCTTGTCGCGCCCGTCGGCGAGCTGACGTTGTCGTCCGACATCCTCGTCGAGGACAGCGGCGCGCCCGACCGCTTCAACTGGGACGCGCGCCAGCACGAGGTGGCCGACCTCCCGTCGGACACGCTCACGTTCCTGACGGCGAGCCGTTACTGCGAGGTCGACGAGCTCGTTGCCCGCGCCTGGGAGCTGTTCGGTTCCGTTCCGCCCGGCTGGGCGCGGGTGCAGGCGATCTCGAACTTCGTGCACAACCACCTGACATTCGGCTACGGCTTCGGCCGGTCGACCAAGACGGCCGTCGACGCAATGCGGGAGAAGACCGGCGTCTGCCGCGATTTCGCGCAGCTTTCCCTCGCGCTCTGCCGCGCCATGAATATCCCGGCGCGCTACGCGAGCGGCTACCTCGGCGACGTCGGCGTCCCTGACAGCGGCCCAGCGGATTTCTGCGCCTGGATTGAGGTGTTCCTCGAGGGCGAGTGGTACACGTTCGACGCCCGCTACAATACGCCCCGGATCGGCCGCATCCTCCTCGTCCGCGGTCAGGATGCGGCCGACGTGCCGATGATCACCGCATTTGGCTCCTACCGCATGTCGCTCTTCCGGGTCTGGTGCGACGAGGTCTCCGGGACGACATCCGAGGCCGACCGCCTCGCGATGCTCCAGTC